In one Candidatus Nanopelagicus limnes genomic region, the following are encoded:
- a CDS encoding type 1 glutamine amidotransferase, with amino-acid sequence MRALFIEHDHISLGGPIWRSLEKHGYEIERFLIVPEENFSTPNVHANFPNFLEYDLLVPMGAPYGAYEDDRIGNWLKPELEKLKEAHNEGVPILGICFGGQLMARALGGSVARAPKAEVGWYEIESNDTTLIPTGPWFEYHWDRWTTPKGATEIAKTAGANQAFVMGRTLGLQFHPEVDPEVLEAWLSRQSGCVEITGEGVDLDLLRKQTKELEASSNKRASDLVDTFLRRVATSEVVKEQVSIRSKLAEQVSK; translated from the coding sequence ATGCGCGCCTTATTCATCGAACATGATCACATCTCGCTCGGTGGTCCAATCTGGCGATCTCTAGAAAAACATGGCTATGAGATTGAAAGGTTTTTGATTGTGCCGGAGGAGAATTTTTCAACTCCTAATGTGCATGCAAATTTTCCAAACTTTTTAGAGTATGACCTACTAGTTCCAATGGGCGCCCCCTATGGAGCCTATGAAGATGATCGAATTGGTAATTGGCTCAAGCCAGAGCTTGAAAAACTTAAAGAAGCTCACAATGAAGGAGTACCAATTCTTGGTATTTGTTTTGGTGGTCAATTAATGGCAAGAGCGTTAGGTGGCTCAGTTGCAAGAGCGCCAAAGGCTGAGGTTGGTTGGTATGAGATTGAATCTAATGACACAACATTAATTCCAACTGGTCCCTGGTTTGAATACCACTGGGATAGATGGACAACTCCAAAGGGTGCTACTGAGATTGCAAAAACAGCTGGTGCTAACCAAGCATTTGTAATGGGTAGAACTCTTGGCCTGCAATTTCATCCAGAGGTTGATCCTGAAGTACTAGAAGCATGGCTAAGCCGGCAAAGTGGTTGTGTTGAGATTACTGGTGAAGGAGTTGATCTTGATCTCCTTCGCAAACAAACTAAAGAGCTTGAAGCATCATCAAATAAGAGAGCATCAGATTTAGTAGATACCTTCTTACGCAGAGTAGCAACATCTGAGGTAGTAAAGGAGCAGGTAAGCATTAGATCAAAACTTGCTGAGCAAGTAAGCAAATAA
- a CDS encoding UxaA family hydrolase codes for MSITGFAHKGRGVGIRDHQLILPSVVCSTHVSRKIANEVGALTFAHQNGCGIIGIDVPGVDNFFIELANHPNVQSVLVVSLGCETIQGPELLPKINRELSRLLVIQESGGATGTYEAGVVQAKELRDNFKSEPKAVEKLVVGLDLARNVENLGDIKSALIAAGFAVEIEDKQGVSEHNLAKLMSKKVHIIFSFADENQPPSGFPLIPVINIASSSPLHTALSAEFDLPSTATANEMIALLTKVGNGEKTKSEVSGIGEIVAPRAVRSV; via the coding sequence ATGAGTATTACCGGCTTTGCCCATAAGGGTCGTGGTGTTGGCATAAGAGATCATCAATTGATCTTGCCTTCAGTAGTTTGCTCAACCCATGTAAGTCGAAAGATTGCCAATGAAGTTGGCGCATTAACCTTTGCCCACCAAAATGGATGCGGAATTATTGGTATTGATGTGCCAGGAGTGGATAACTTCTTCATTGAGTTAGCAAATCATCCAAATGTGCAATCTGTATTGGTGGTTTCCCTTGGTTGTGAAACTATTCAAGGACCAGAGTTGCTACCAAAGATAAACCGAGAGTTATCAAGATTATTAGTTATTCAAGAGTCAGGCGGCGCCACTGGCACATATGAAGCAGGTGTGGTGCAGGCAAAAGAGCTTCGAGATAACTTTAAGAGTGAGCCAAAAGCTGTAGAAAAGTTAGTAGTTGGTTTAGATCTAGCCCGCAATGTTGAGAACTTGGGCGATATTAAGAGCGCACTTATTGCAGCAGGATTTGCAGTTGAGATTGAGGATAAGCAGGGCGTAAGTGAACATAACTTGGCAAAATTAATGAGCAAGAAAGTTCATATTATTTTCTCCTTCGCAGATGAGAATCAACCACCATCTGGCTTTCCATTAATACCAGTTATCAATATTGCATCAAGCTCCCCACTACACACCGCCCTATCTGCTGAGTTTGATCTGCCATCAACTGCAACAGCTAATGAAATGATTGCACTTCTTACCAAGGTTGGTAACGGTGAGAAAACAAAGAGTGAAGTATCTGGCATTGGTGAGATTGTCGCACCCCGTGCGGTCAGGAGTGTGTGA
- a CDS encoding ATP-binding protein: MSVDKDTPEQVTIRPGIGLYALFPSLRYSPWVALGEMVDNSIQSYQEHKEELFALHGPEYKLRIEINYSSGDNPTIQLIDNAAGIYTKDIERAFTPAMPPADKKGISQYGIGMKSSACWYANFFTIRTRALGEPIIRTVTFDIPKIIKNEIYELDIEKEEATNPKVHGTRIILKNLNQPVPVAGAASRLRSYLRSMYRDFLRTGELVLLINNEVQEAPMTNWLLAPYWPTDMGPLDDKNYEWVKDFEIELNESHNPINPADPAPKIRGRIGILEKGDTKRAGLALLWRRKVVQGAGNMADSPDDLYRPGRIFGGANSFERQRVVGELDVSELSVTSFKDAVVWREGQEEEVLKKIKEALNTEPNPLLKMAKNYRASDNSKAGKAKLQGSLSDVVDSATRALIENNASEQLGDGFEITKTTEVPEPPRTDETNVVQKVIKLIPQFNSDIILEVKDQIADTSWLRVRQIPDLDKWVITINREHPFMKSFTVADPDSLDPVLRIALAIGIAEIQGLSSGFDTAGFLRLSINDLLRNYLSSRSDVIEMTDEENG; encoded by the coding sequence ATGAGCGTAGATAAGGATACTCCAGAGCAAGTAACTATTAGACCAGGTATTGGCTTATATGCATTATTCCCATCACTAAGGTATTCGCCTTGGGTCGCGCTGGGCGAGATGGTTGATAACTCAATTCAATCTTATCAAGAGCATAAAGAAGAGTTGTTTGCATTGCACGGGCCAGAATATAAATTAAGGATAGAAATTAATTATAGCTCCGGAGATAACCCAACGATTCAATTAATTGATAATGCCGCTGGAATATATACAAAAGATATTGAACGAGCATTTACACCAGCAATGCCACCTGCTGACAAAAAAGGAATCTCCCAATACGGAATTGGCATGAAAAGTTCAGCTTGCTGGTATGCCAATTTTTTCACTATTCGAACCAGGGCCCTCGGCGAACCAATCATAAGAACAGTAACTTTTGATATACCTAAAATCATTAAGAATGAAATTTACGAACTTGATATTGAAAAGGAAGAAGCGACAAACCCGAAAGTTCATGGAACCAGGATAATTTTAAAAAATTTAAACCAACCAGTACCTGTGGCTGGAGCAGCATCTAGGTTGCGAAGTTACTTACGAAGCATGTATCGCGACTTTCTTCGAACTGGCGAACTGGTTTTACTAATTAATAATGAGGTTCAAGAAGCGCCTATGACAAATTGGCTTTTAGCCCCCTACTGGCCCACTGATATGGGTCCCTTAGACGATAAAAACTATGAATGGGTAAAAGATTTCGAAATTGAACTTAATGAATCCCATAATCCAATAAATCCTGCGGACCCAGCACCGAAAATTCGTGGGCGGATTGGAATATTGGAGAAAGGTGATACTAAGCGAGCAGGCCTAGCATTGCTTTGGCGAAGAAAAGTGGTCCAAGGTGCAGGAAACATGGCAGATAGTCCGGATGATCTTTATAGGCCGGGCAGGATTTTCGGTGGTGCCAACAGTTTCGAAAGACAAAGGGTTGTTGGAGAACTTGATGTTTCTGAACTCAGTGTAACTTCATTTAAAGATGCAGTTGTATGGCGCGAAGGTCAAGAAGAAGAGGTATTGAAAAAAATAAAAGAGGCTTTAAATACAGAACCAAATCCATTATTAAAAATGGCAAAGAATTATCGAGCAAGTGACAACTCAAAAGCTGGCAAGGCAAAACTTCAAGGATCTTTGTCAGATGTCGTTGATTCAGCAACTAGAGCCCTAATTGAGAACAATGCATCAGAACAACTAGGAGATGGTTTTGAAATCACCAAAACAACTGAGGTTCCAGAGCCTCCTCGAACAGATGAAACAAATGTTGTCCAAAAAGTTATTAAGCTAATTCCTCAGTTTAATTCTGACATAATTCTTGAAGTAAAAGATCAAATTGCAGATACAAGTTGGCTGCGAGTAAGACAAATTCCTGATTTAGATAAGTGGGTAATTACCATAAACCGGGAGCATCCATTTATGAAGTCATTTACCGTCGCAGATCCAGATTCTTTGGATCCAGTACTAAGAATTGCTTTGGCAATTGGCATTGCTGAAATACAAGGTTTAAGTTCAGGATTCGATACTGCTGGATTCCTGCGACTAAGTATTAACGATTTATTGAGAAATTATCTTTCCTCAAGATCTGATGTTATTGAAATGACAGATGAAGAAAATGGTTAA
- a CDS encoding S1 family peptidase produces MENNIAQKITAFATIIALPFALGAFILTWAPAQQFYLSDPRGDGYVPPRGIEKLITKVQESTVTIFCEPNDPKVLGSFGSGWAIDLDHSQGKRYPTTLITNHHVIDECLDGKGKVRVASLYGDKYQAVIDNWDEENDLASIASALEVTPLKLSEYEPYAGYWVAAIGSADGYEGSVAFGNVLNGTKLEILMTAPLSHGNSGGPLVDNEGNVVGTNTFGQIDEQYNGAMSLNALCIKIMECEKNVFWKED; encoded by the coding sequence ATGGAAAACAACATAGCTCAGAAGATCACCGCATTTGCCACGATCATTGCACTTCCATTTGCACTCGGTGCATTTATTCTCACCTGGGCACCTGCCCAACAGTTTTATTTAAGTGATCCAAGAGGTGATGGTTATGTGCCACCCAGAGGAATTGAAAAACTAATAACAAAGGTCCAAGAATCCACAGTCACAATATTTTGTGAACCTAATGACCCTAAAGTATTAGGTAGCTTTGGCTCTGGCTGGGCAATTGATCTAGACCATAGTCAAGGCAAGAGATATCCAACAACTTTAATTACTAACCACCATGTAATTGATGAATGCTTAGATGGCAAAGGAAAAGTCAGAGTAGCCTCACTTTACGGCGATAAGTATCAAGCAGTAATTGATAACTGGGATGAAGAGAATGACTTAGCATCAATTGCTTCTGCCCTTGAGGTAACTCCATTAAAGCTATCTGAGTATGAACCTTATGCAGGTTACTGGGTAGCAGCTATTGGAAGTGCTGATGGTTATGAAGGCTCTGTTGCATTCGGTAATGTTTTAAATGGCACAAAGTTAGAAATCCTTATGACTGCGCCTTTATCTCACGGCAACAGTGGTGGACCACTTGTTGATAATGAAGGAAATGTGGTTGGTACAAACACCTTCGGCCAAATAGATGAGCAATACAACGGAGCAATGTCTCTAAATGCACTCTGCATAAAGATTATGGAGTGTGAAAAGAATGTGTTTTGGAAAGAAGACTAA
- a CDS encoding UxaA family hydrolase encodes MSLTGYKRSDGRWGFRNHVLILPLHQILSAAARDIEDQSKGAVAVSHDWSQVNEKDHERIIHSLAGNATNPNLYATILLRLGTPIEDEVISRAKSYGKTKLIEISLSDLKSLDKLTQAGIVEANKLLTEAKGEQRVAAPISAIVLGLECGGSDAYSGITANPALGVASDDLVAQGATSILGETMEILGAEHLLAKRAITKEVGQQIIDVVARYEASINYEGIDIRGAQPSRGNIEGGLSTLEEKSLGAAKKAGNAQFTGVLEYAIAPTKAGLYFMDTPGHDIEQLTGFGAAGVNITVFTTGRGTPTGSAVMPTIKVATNTEMATAIPDIIDLNSGTIADGTQTLEENGQEIYKLILDVANGQLTKAELGGHHEFNLSRLYGSSL; translated from the coding sequence ATGAGCCTTACCGGTTATAAACGCAGTGATGGCAGATGGGGTTTTAGAAACCATGTTTTGATCCTGCCACTTCATCAAATTTTGTCCGCTGCAGCAAGAGATATTGAAGACCAATCAAAGGGCGCAGTTGCAGTGAGCCATGATTGGTCGCAGGTAAATGAAAAAGATCATGAGCGCATCATTCACTCATTGGCAGGGAACGCGACAAATCCAAATCTCTACGCAACAATATTGTTGCGCCTTGGCACACCAATTGAGGATGAAGTAATCAGCAGGGCTAAAAGTTATGGCAAAACAAAGCTAATTGAGATATCACTCTCTGATTTAAAATCCTTAGATAAGTTAACCCAAGCTGGCATTGTTGAAGCTAATAAATTACTCACAGAGGCCAAAGGTGAGCAAAGAGTTGCAGCACCTATTTCTGCAATAGTTTTAGGCCTTGAGTGCGGTGGCTCGGATGCCTACTCTGGAATTACTGCCAACCCAGCGCTGGGTGTAGCAAGTGATGATTTAGTGGCGCAGGGCGCCACATCAATACTTGGTGAAACAATGGAGATCTTGGGCGCAGAACATTTATTAGCAAAGCGTGCAATTACTAAAGAGGTTGGCCAACAAATAATTGATGTGGTGGCAAGGTATGAAGCAAGTATTAACTATGAAGGAATTGATATCAGAGGCGCTCAACCATCAAGAGGAAATATTGAAGGCGGACTATCAACATTGGAAGAGAAATCATTAGGAGCTGCTAAGAAGGCAGGCAACGCCCAATTTACTGGCGTACTTGAGTATGCAATTGCGCCAACAAAGGCAGGCCTTTACTTCATGGACACACCAGGTCATGACATTGAACAGTTAACTGGCTTTGGCGCAGCCGGTGTAAACATAACTGTCTTCACAACAGGTAGGGGAACTCCTACGGGCAGCGCCGTAATGCCAACAATTAAGGTGGCAACTAATACTGAGATGGCAACTGCTATTCCAGATATTATCGATTTAAACTCCGGCACAATCGCTGATGGCACCCAAACTTTGGAAGAAAATGGGCAAGAGATCTATAAGTTAATTTTAGATGTGGCCAATGGTCAATTAACCAAGGCAGAACTTGGCGGCCATCATGAGTTTAATCTCTCAAGGCTTTATGGCTCTTCTTTGTAA
- a CDS encoding DMT family transporter, whose amino-acid sequence MIGEISSFSNALANAFTNTLGGKSTQISSWRNTLRASSSIAMAIISVVILFNLNTITLRVILIGIAAGFIGGLGLPFIYQAFSIGSVSFVSPVVALVQSFNLILFAVLVKDESISWTFPIATALGALGLFLASRTSASHQKATLKVFGLTTAAACCFTGFSVLMTEIDESQIIAALFGARIGVLLVSLIFSPKSNQKPQSSSWKKYALLSGSCEMLANLFFMIAITNLELSKVGVFMASAPALSALIAIKLMKQRPSIANWLGIAATSSALAIIALN is encoded by the coding sequence ATGATTGGCGAGATTTCTTCTTTCTCAAATGCTTTAGCAAATGCCTTCACCAATACCCTGGGTGGTAAATCAACTCAAATAAGTAGCTGGCGCAACACATTACGTGCCTCTAGCTCAATTGCAATGGCAATTATTTCTGTAGTAATCCTCTTTAATCTAAATACCATCACCTTAAGAGTGATCTTAATTGGTATAGCCGCCGGCTTTATCGGCGGACTAGGCCTTCCCTTTATCTACCAAGCATTCTCAATTGGATCAGTCTCATTTGTATCCCCGGTTGTGGCATTGGTGCAATCATTTAACTTAATCCTCTTTGCTGTCCTTGTTAAAGATGAATCAATCTCCTGGACCTTTCCAATTGCAACAGCTTTAGGCGCTCTTGGTTTGTTTCTAGCTTCTCGCACATCAGCAAGTCATCAGAAGGCGACATTAAAAGTATTTGGTCTAACAACAGCTGCTGCATGTTGCTTCACCGGCTTTTCAGTATTGATGACAGAAATAGATGAATCCCAAATTATTGCCGCCCTCTTTGGCGCAAGAATTGGTGTATTACTTGTTTCACTTATCTTTTCTCCAAAGAGTAATCAAAAACCACAATCGAGTAGTTGGAAGAAGTACGCACTTCTTTCTGGCTCATGTGAGATGCTGGCAAATCTATTTTTCATGATTGCCATTACAAACCTAGAGTTAAGCAAGGTTGGTGTCTTTATGGCATCAGCCCCTGCCCTATCTGCCTTAATTGCGATAAAGCTAATGAAGCAAAGACCATCTATTGCCAACTGGTTAGGAATTGCAGCGACCTCATCGGCGCTGGCGATAATTGCGTTGAATTAA
- a CDS encoding exonuclease domain-containing protein, with product MGDLIKGPWSLLNSASKKLMMPSSEIEYVVLDTETTGTMKADRIVEIALVAFKGNEVIEEWSTLINPQRDVGKTNIHGITASMVSSAPIFGDVINDVFRMINNRVIVAHNLGFDARMLIQEFNRANTQGDIGKGFCTMTAARRLLPAGKSSLSDACDEVGIKIVDAHSALGDCKMTMELFNHLSEDEQEVSSAMVDYSSDTNPARILVRTAFSNKKDDALERIQAFTKKIPFPTSDEKFIAYLLLLNMAMQDLIISSDEESELNKWAEDLGVSQKDVLKLHTGYLDSFIQAALRDGVITVQEREMIEKVGAALRLPVVIPETAQPIKANSDNLSVGKKVCFTGAAVGFNGEQISREDLEALAAKVGLHPVNDVTKRGCDVLVTADESSMSGKSKKAKGWGIPIISVEKFITFCTFG from the coding sequence ATGGGCGACCTAATTAAAGGACCATGGTCGCTATTGAATTCTGCATCTAAAAAGTTAATGATGCCAAGTAGTGAGATTGAATATGTTGTATTAGACACTGAAACAACGGGCACGATGAAAGCTGATCGTATTGTTGAAATCGCCTTAGTTGCGTTTAAAGGTAATGAAGTAATCGAGGAGTGGTCTACTTTGATTAATCCCCAACGTGACGTGGGTAAAACAAATATTCATGGAATTACCGCATCAATGGTTTCATCAGCTCCAATTTTTGGAGATGTAATCAACGATGTCTTTAGAATGATTAACAATCGGGTTATAGTCGCACATAATTTAGGTTTTGATGCTCGAATGCTTATTCAAGAATTTAATAGAGCCAACACTCAAGGTGATATTGGTAAAGGATTTTGCACGATGACCGCTGCACGTAGATTGCTTCCAGCTGGAAAATCTTCACTTTCTGATGCATGCGATGAGGTTGGAATTAAAATTGTTGATGCACACAGTGCACTTGGTGACTGCAAAATGACCATGGAGCTTTTTAACCACCTTTCAGAGGACGAGCAAGAGGTCAGTTCGGCAATGGTTGATTATTCATCAGATACCAATCCAGCAAGAATTTTAGTAAGAACTGCTTTTAGCAATAAAAAAGATGATGCTTTAGAGCGAATTCAAGCATTTACTAAGAAAATACCTTTCCCTACATCAGATGAAAAATTTATAGCATATTTATTGCTGCTTAATATGGCGATGCAGGACTTAATCATTAGTAGTGATGAAGAGAGTGAACTTAATAAGTGGGCAGAAGATCTTGGTGTCAGTCAGAAAGATGTTCTAAAACTACATACTGGCTATCTTGATTCATTTATTCAGGCTGCTCTTCGAGATGGCGTAATCACTGTTCAAGAGCGAGAGATGATTGAAAAAGTTGGTGCAGCACTTCGCCTACCTGTAGTAATTCCTGAGACAGCTCAACCTATTAAGGCAAACAGCGATAACTTAAGTGTAGGTAAAAAAGTATGTTTTACTGGTGCGGCTGTTGGATTCAATGGTGAACAGATAAGCAGGGAAGATCTTGAAGCACTTGCAGCAAAGGTTGGCCTACACCCAGTTAATGATGTGACTAAAAGAGGTTGTGATGTTCTTGTCACAGCTGATGAGTCTTCCATGTCTGGAAAATCAAAAAAGGCTAAGGGTTGGGGAATACCAATAATTTCTGTAGAGAAATTCATTACTTTTTGTACGTTTGGCTGA
- a CDS encoding UxaA family hydrolase, whose protein sequence is MRKVLVLNPADNIAICLADMAAGTVIDQDNLKLTITQKIPRGHKVASKSVKKGEGIIKYGERMGHATKDITVGEHVHTHNVLGDRLSTEAS, encoded by the coding sequence ATGCGCAAGGTATTAGTTCTAAACCCAGCAGATAACATTGCAATCTGCCTTGCTGATATGGCTGCTGGCACAGTTATTGATCAAGATAATTTAAAGTTAACAATCACCCAAAAAATACCAAGAGGCCACAAAGTGGCATCAAAGTCAGTTAAAAAGGGTGAAGGAATTATTAAGTATGGCGAGCGAATGGGACATGCCACCAAAGATATTACTGTTGGAGAGCATGTTCACACCCACAATGTTTTAGGAGATCGCCTCTCCACTGAGGCGAGTTAA